The DNA sequence TCCGGTCGTTTGTCCTTTACCAACATTGTCTTTGATTTTATATATTCTATATCTACATCACTATAATTTGCATCATGAATAAGTTCATCCTCTTCATCCTCTAAAGACGGCGATTCAAAATAATTATCTATTTGAATTTTTGTTTCTTCCTCCGGATAAAAATCCAAAACGAATAATATTTTAAAACAATGTTCTCTTAGCAAATGCCTAGTCATATGATCCTCCATATTGTTTACATTAATCATATAATTATATCCTATAGAGGTATCAAAAGCAAGAACAAGCCTATATACATCCTTCTTAAATATAAGTTATTTACCTTATCATATATTGCATATATAATATGCAATACAATAATTATTTTAAGGAGTTTATATGCTAAGAGAATTAAATTTTTACTCTATGGTATTTCGTATTATACTATCTCTATGCATAGGTGGAATATTAGGCTTTGACCGTGAGCGGAAAAATCGACCTGCCGGCTTTAGAACATATATATTGGTTTGTCTGGGTTCAACCCTTGTTATGATTACAAATCAGTATGTATTTCAGGTATTTAACAGTGGTGATCCTGTACGACTTGGAGCACAGGTTGTAAGCGGTGTAGGATTTTTGGGTGCAGGTACTATAATACTTACCGGTCGTAATCAAGTAAAAGGTATAACAACTGCTGCAGGCATATGGACAGCTGCCTGTTGTGGTCTGACAATAGGTATTGGTTACTATGAATGTGCCATAGCAGGTGGTATCGCAATATTTATCGTAATGGCACTATTGCAAAAACTTGAAGGATTTTTGAGAAAAAGCTCTACTATGGTTGAGCTTTACATAGAATATGACAATAAAATTCCACTTAGTAATTTTTTTAACTATATAAGGAAGAACAATCTTGATATTGTGGATTTGGAGCTTTCAAAAAATGCTGCCTTGGCAGATATCTGTGGAGCCGCCACTTTAACAATAAAGGGAAGGTACAGAATAAGCCATGACAGTATACTCAATCTTGTAGACAATGCACCGGGAATATTTTTTTATATTGAACTGTATTAATATTATAAAAATATAGGTTGAAATGCTATTTTTAAATAGATATAATATCATTTATAAGTTTCGATTAGATTTAGGAGGCGTATGAAAAGATTTATACCATCTGTATGCTTATCAATTTGTATTGGTAGTAGTTTTTTAATAGCAGGATGCGGAAACAATTCCTCACCCATAGAGAATAGTTTTACAAATGCCGAGGGTAAAGCCGAAGTTGTAACAGAATTATATAGTTCCACAGATATTGGAGATGTATATAACAGTGATGTCGATTTATCAAGCAGTTTTGATGTAAACTCTATAGAAAAGAAGATGACGGAGCTTGCAATGGCAAACTCAGGTGTGGATTCTGAGGAAAATTTAGAACGCCATCTTATAGTTACTCCGGCTGATATGGATATAGAGCTACAATTTAAGGTGCCGGTAGAATCCATCTTCTTAGAGGGAGGCGTCTACACTAATGTAAGTAATATTGCTATATGGACATCTGAAAATCCTGATATTGCCGGTGTGACACAGGGTGAAATCACCGCTTATAAAGTAGGCGAAACCAATATAACAGTATCCTATCGTGATATAACAAAAACTGTACATGTAAATGTTGTGGAAAAGACAAAATGGGAAGAAAAAGACGGTTCTTGGTATTATTATGATGCCAATGGTAAGAAGACTACAGGTTGGAAGTCTATAGATGGTTCTTGGTACTATCTTAGCAATAATGGTTCTATGCTTACCGGTTGGCAAAAAATAAAAGATAACACCTATTATTTCCATTCAACAGGTCCTATGGCACAAGGTAAATGGGTACAAAATCCTGATGATAAAGCCTGGTATTATTTTAATTACAATGGCAAAATGGCTACACACAAATGGATAAAGGACGGCGCAAATACATATTATGTTCATGGAAATGGTAAAATGGCAGTAGATGAATGGATAAATCCTGATGAAGGCCTTTGGTACTATATGCTCATGGATGGCAAAATGGCTAGAGATCGTGCTATAGATATAAAGGGCATAAGCTACCAGTTTGATAAAGACGGTAAATGTCTAAATCCTGACGGAAACTAGAATTAAATATTTAACTTATAAATAGCTTTTATTTTACAATCCTTTTAGCGTTCAACTCTTTAAAAGGTGAAACGGAATTAAACAGTACAAGACTTATCACTTCCCAAGCAAACAAGCAAGTTTTGTAAACTGTATAAAACTCTGTGAAGCATTAGAAAAGAGTTTCGTTTAGGATTGTAAAATTTAAAAGCCGTTATTTATTTTAAATGTAATGTCTTAGATATTCTCTATACAGTCTACCAATTGGTAAGCCCATTACATTGTAATAATCTCCCTCTATTCCAACTATATATCTCGAAAAATATCCTTGTATTGCGTAGGCACCTGCCTTATCATAGGGTTCTTTTTTATCTAAATAATCTTCTATCTCTTCGTCTGAAAGTTCTGCTACTTCCACTGATGTTTCTTCTACAAAACTCTCATAACTCTTTACAATGGAATTGTAAATACATACCGCTGTATAAACTCTGTGCTTTCTACCTGATATAGCCTCAATCATCTGCTTTGCATCTTCTTTTGACTTAGGTTTTCCAATTATTTTACCTTCATATTCTACAATAGTATCTGCTGCTATTACAATACAAGTATCATCTTCATACTTTATTGAAGCCTTATCCACTATATCCACTGCCTTTTGAAATGCTTGTTTTTTACATGCCTCTTTTGGATCCAAACTGTCTATTTCTGTCTCCTTGTCAGATACCATTATCTCAAACCCAACTCCTATCTGTGCCAAAAGTTCTTTTCTCCTTGGTGACGCTGAAGCAAGAATTACTCTTTTTACTTTCATTACATTCTTATCTCCCTACTATACTCATCTATTAATATTTCCTCTTTACTGCTAAAGAAATATTTATTTAATCGTGATATCGCAAATATATTATATAACAACAAATATTTATTAGCACTTAAAATTTTATACATGTTATTTTGTATGAATTTATGGCTTGTAAAACATTATTTATTGTGATACTTTATTAGATAATATGTCTTTTAAAACATTAATTTAATTAGTAAAAGACTTATTATCCTTATTAAAGTCTGAACTATATTATAATATTTAACAATTTATGAAGAAAGGTGAATTAAATATGTTTGAACAAATCAAATTATCTTATGCATTTGATGCATTGGAACCACATTTTGACACTCTTACTATGGAAACCCATTATCTTAAGCATCACGCTACTTATACCAAGAATTTTAATACTCTAGCTCAGGCAGCCGGTGTTGATGACAAACCTGTAGAAGTTATTCTTGCTCATTGGAAGAGTAAGTCTGAGGGTAAATCTGATGCTCAAGGTATAAGAAACAATGGTGGAGGTTATTTTAACCACAATTTATTTTTTGGGCAATTTTCTGATAATCCTGCTCATAAACCTATAGGTGAACTTGCAGATAAGATTAAGGCCACTTTTGGAAGCTTTGAGAATCTTAATGAACAATTATCTAATCTGGCTATAGGTCAATTCGGTTCAGGTTGGGCATGGTTAAGTACTGATATAGACGGAAATTTAAGTGTATCTTCAAGCCCTAATCAGGATAACCCTATTCTTGAAAGCGAGGGTAAGCTTTTCCCTATTCTTGCTATTGATGTATGGGAGCATGCATATTATTTAAAATATAAGAACTTAAGAGGGGATTATATAAAAGCATTATTTGAAGTCCTTGATTGGAACAAAGTTGCCGAGAATTATGTATTTGCTAAGGATACATTGGCTAAATTAGCATAGTAATATATTAATTATAAGTTTTACGATACTGTTTAGGAAATTGGGAGGTTGTAGCCGGCTTTGAGTCACAACCTCCATTATTTATTATATTTTTATACTTTAATATGTTTTTTTGACAATTTGCACTATATAGTATATAATATTAGTAAATATTTATTTTATATATCTTTTTAGGTTCTTTTTAATTTGGATATCAAAACAATAAATATATAATAATTCTAGAAAGGTTGGTAAATTATGATTTGGTCTATTATAGTAGGAGGTTTTATAGGTTTTATTGCAGGAGAGATTACTAATAAAGGTAAAGTAATGGGTATAATTGCTAATGTCGTTGCAGGTCTATTAGGATCATCTGTAGGTCAATCACTGTTTGGTAAATGGGGGCCAACTCTGGCAGGAATGGCTCTAGTTCCATCTATTTTAGGAGCAGTAATTGTTATTGCCTTTGTTTCGTTTTTATTTGGTAAGAGATAGTATATAGTTTTTTAAGTATATTGATTACTATTATAATAGTATGGTATAATATATAATAGTTCCGTAGTATTTCTATAAAATTAGTTGAATATACGGAATATTATATAAAATAGTTTAAAATATTAGGAGGTTATTATGTCATTAGAAGAGAAAATTGACCAAGCTAAAGGTGCAATAAAAGAAGAAATAGGTAAAATAGCTGGTGACAAAAAGGTGGAAAAAGAAGGAGCTGCAGAAAAAGCTGCTTCAAAAGTAAAAGAGGTTGCTGAGGATGTTAAGGATGCTATAGAAGGAACAGTTGAAGGCCTCAAAAACATTGTAAATAAAGATAAATAGTAACTTTACATACTAATATTCCATTGTTATATATTGGGGTGTTTTGGATTGTCAAGCCACCCCAATACTATTTTTGCTATACATATTCTTATAATTAGCTCCCCTATTGTAAAGCTAATTCTATAAAAGAAAATTATTTTATACTAAAATGTTAATTATTCTATTCTTATCTCCCTACCTAATGAAAATGAATATATATATATTTCTTTGACAATTTTTCCTGTACTCATCTCCAAAGACTTTTTATAAAGCATAAGCTGTGGTTTATAATCATTTATCAGTCTATCCTCAGCATTTACTTTATCAGTCTTATAATCTATTAAAACTATTCCATCATCCTTTTCTATATAGGCATCTATAATTCCCTGTATAAGAATAGTCTCATCCGTATCTCCTCTATCTGCCTCTCTTGCAGATATTCCCATTATGAATTGGTTCTCTCTTTTCAGATTCTTATTATACTTTATAAATTCCAAACCCAGTTTACTGTCTAAAAAGTTCACTATATCTGTAGGATCTATAAGTTCCCTATATTTTTGATTCTTTAACAGTGTAATCTCTGCTTTAACAAACTCTTCAACATTATCAAACTTATCTATGTTCTCATAATGGATTTTTTGCATAAGCTTGTGATATGCATTTCCACGCTCAGCAGCATTACTTGTATTTACTCTCTTTTTCTTTACAGGTTTAGGTTTGGAATCTTTATTTTTAAGCATTTTAGTTATTTCTGATACTGAAAACTTTGTCTTTAATTCCACATTCTCCATATATGGATATCTATAATTCAGCCTGTTTTTTAGGACTTCATATTCTTCTACATTTACATCTTCAAATATCTTATGAATATCTCTCACTTCTCTTTGAGTACACACTTCCTCATTCAAAAGCGTATTATAATCATAGGTCCTGATATCAAAATTTACTTTGTCATGCCCCAAAAGCACCATATCCAGATAGGAATTGCATGTTCGAATATCCAAAAAGCTTGGATTTTCTCTATTTTTTTCTAAAGCCTTATCTATACTCTTACAAGCACCTGAGATGATCATCTTCTCCATGGCTCTTGTAAGTGCAACATATAATACCCTAAGCTCTTCTCCCATAAGATCTACACTTAATTTATGCTTTATCACATTCTGCTTTATAGAACTGTCCTTTATATTCCTATCGCTATCGATATACTGTACCCCAAGTCCAAAATCAGTATCTATTACCATACCCTGTTTTAAATCAGTTTTATTAAAACCTCTATTGGTACAGGCAAGGAAACAGACCGGAAATTCAAGCCCTTTTGACTTATGTATTGTCATAATCCTTACTATATCATCATTCTCTGAAAGAATACTTGCCTCTCCGAAGTCATTATCAAAATCCTTCAGTCTGGCAATGTATCTAATAAAATTATAAAGACCGCTATAGCCTGAATTTCCAAAAGTCACTGCCTTATTTATAAGAAGAATAAGGTTTGCTCTTCTTACCTGACCTCCCGGCATTGCAGAAATAAGATTTAAAAAATCAGTTTTATTATAAATATCTTGTAGGAGTGCCGATATATTCATATATGCAGCTTTTTTTCTGTATTCCTCCAAAAATTCCAACGCTTTTTTTATTTTTTCTCTTGTTTCAAATGCAATATTACTTTCGACGCCCTCATATAAAATGGCATCCATCATCCTTATCTTTGTGGACTTTTCCATATTCATTGATTTTCTATAAGAAGAAGCTATATTTGCCAGCTCCAAATCAGTCATACCTACAAGATTTGAATTTAAAAATGCAGTCAAGTCCACATCTGAATAAGGATTGTCAATAGCTGCCA is a window from the Lachnoanaerobaculum umeaense genome containing:
- a CDS encoding MgtC/SapB family protein, whose translation is MLRELNFYSMVFRIILSLCIGGILGFDRERKNRPAGFRTYILVCLGSTLVMITNQYVFQVFNSGDPVRLGAQVVSGVGFLGAGTIILTGRNQVKGITTAAGIWTAACCGLTIGIGYYECAIAGGIAIFIVMALLQKLEGFLRKSSTMVELYIEYDNKIPLSNFFNYIRKNNLDIVDLELSKNAALADICGAATLTIKGRYRISHDSILNLVDNAPGIFFYIELY
- a CDS encoding N-acetylmuramoyl-L-alanine amidase family protein — its product is MKRFIPSVCLSICIGSSFLIAGCGNNSSPIENSFTNAEGKAEVVTELYSSTDIGDVYNSDVDLSSSFDVNSIEKKMTELAMANSGVDSEENLERHLIVTPADMDIELQFKVPVESIFLEGGVYTNVSNIAIWTSENPDIAGVTQGEITAYKVGETNITVSYRDITKTVHVNVVEKTKWEEKDGSWYYYDANGKKTTGWKSIDGSWYYLSNNGSMLTGWQKIKDNTYYFHSTGPMAQGKWVQNPDDKAWYYFNYNGKMATHKWIKDGANTYYVHGNGKMAVDEWINPDEGLWYYMLMDGKMARDRAIDIKGISYQFDKDGKCLNPDGN
- a CDS encoding Maf family protein; its protein translation is MKVKRVILASASPRRKELLAQIGVGFEIMVSDKETEIDSLDPKEACKKQAFQKAVDIVDKASIKYEDDTCIVIAADTIVEYEGKIIGKPKSKEDAKQMIEAISGRKHRVYTAVCIYNSIVKSYESFVEETSVEVAELSDEEIEDYLDKKEPYDKAGAYAIQGYFSRYIVGIEGDYYNVMGLPIGRLYREYLRHYI
- a CDS encoding superoxide dismutase, which translates into the protein MFEQIKLSYAFDALEPHFDTLTMETHYLKHHATYTKNFNTLAQAAGVDDKPVEVILAHWKSKSEGKSDAQGIRNNGGGYFNHNLFFGQFSDNPAHKPIGELADKIKATFGSFENLNEQLSNLAIGQFGSGWAWLSTDIDGNLSVSSSPNQDNPILESEGKLFPILAIDVWEHAYYLKYKNLRGDYIKALFEVLDWNKVAENYVFAKDTLAKLA
- a CDS encoding GlsB/YeaQ/YmgE family stress response membrane protein, which translates into the protein MIWSIIVGGFIGFIAGEITNKGKVMGIIANVVAGLLGSSVGQSLFGKWGPTLAGMALVPSILGAVIVIAFVSFLFGKR
- a CDS encoding CsbD family protein, which translates into the protein MSLEEKIDQAKGAIKEEIGKIAGDKKVEKEGAAEKAASKVKEVAEDVKDAIEGTVEGLKNIVNKDK